Proteins encoded by one window of Chryseobacterium aquaeductus:
- a CDS encoding DUF4197 domain-containing protein, whose translation MKKTFLLAAGLLLSVSAQAQILDMIKSTVKNQTGVDLNNPVKTKTTTSSSSTTTTKIPSTNINSLSSTQISSGLKEALTLGVTEGVKKLGITDGFLKNEAVKILMPEKLRVIDTKLRAFGLGSLADQGVKLLNRAAEDAVTESAPIFTKAITSMTITDAKNILLGGDNSATNYLQTKTQSQLFAAFQPKVKASLGKVGADKVWNNLISKYNTLTGQGVSTDLNEYVTNETINGVFKMVAEKESGIRNNSVLRTTSILQKVFGAQDGK comes from the coding sequence ATGAAAAAAACCTTTCTTTTAGCCGCCGGACTATTATTGTCGGTTTCAGCACAAGCACAGATTTTAGATATGATAAAATCTACCGTTAAAAATCAAACTGGCGTTGATTTAAACAATCCGGTAAAAACAAAAACCACAACCAGTTCTTCTTCTACCACAACTACAAAAATACCTTCAACAAATATCAACAGTCTTTCATCTACACAAATTTCATCAGGTTTGAAGGAAGCTTTAACTCTTGGAGTAACAGAAGGTGTAAAGAAACTGGGCATCACTGACGGTTTTTTGAAAAATGAAGCAGTAAAAATTTTAATGCCAGAAAAACTGAGAGTAATTGATACAAAATTGAGAGCTTTCGGATTAGGAAGTCTGGCTGATCAGGGAGTAAAATTATTAAACAGAGCTGCTGAAGATGCAGTAACAGAATCTGCTCCGATTTTTACAAAAGCAATAACCTCAATGACGATTACAGACGCAAAAAATATTTTGCTGGGAGGTGATAACTCTGCAACAAATTATTTACAGACAAAAACACAATCTCAACTTTTCGCTGCTTTTCAACCCAAAGTGAAAGCTTCTTTAGGCAAAGTGGGAGCCGATAAAGTTTGGAATAATTTAATTTCAAAATACAATACACTTACAGGACAAGGAGTTTCTACAGATTTAAATGAGTATGTAACCAACGAAACTATCAACGGAGTTTTCAAAATGGTTGCAGAAAAGGAAAGCGGAATCAGAAATAATTCTGTACTGAGAACTACCAGTATTTTGCAGAAAGTTTTTGGTGCACAAGATGGGAAATAA